Genomic segment of Gemmatimonadaceae bacterium:
TCGCCAGTCCTTCGGCGAGACGCGCGACCTCGAGCGCTTTTTCGCGAAGATTGTGCGCCTTCTCCGTGTTCAGTATGAGAATGCGATGTGCGACCTCGGGCTCCGGCACCACGATCGCGATGATCGACCTCGCACCGAGCTGCCGCATCGCGCCAAGCCGGTGGTAGCCGTTCGGGGACCAGTATGTGCCGTTCGGTCCTGGTACGGCGATCACCGGATCCAGATAGCGATCGAGCTGGTCGATGGCTTTGGCGACGCGTTCGACGTGCGTCTCCGAGAGGTCTCTCTGATACGGAGTCGGTTCGACCTTGTCGATCGGCAGCGCGGCGAGGATCTGCCAGTTGGAGCCGAGCGGATCTCGATACGTCGCCAGCACCGAGCCGCCACCCTCTTCGATCGCCTTGCCGAGTGATTCGACTGCGGCCGGAGGAGAGGCGGACGCGATCCGGCGCGCTTCCAGTCCACGGGAAGCCGCGGGTGCGGCCGCCGCCTTCTTTTTCGTTCGTTTTTTGGTCGCCGGCATGTCTGGTGAAAGCTGGTCGGACCCGACCTGCGGCGCCAGACAGTGCCGGCCCGGCTGTGACACACGCCCGAAGCGGTCGTGCCCGCCAAAGCGTATCTTCCTGCCAGACGCCTCGCCCACTCCCCTCCTTTCTCGCGTCATGCGCATTCGCCCGTTCCTCGCCCTGCTTCTGGCGATTCCTCGGCTGTCCGTCGCCGCGCAGACGCGTGGCATCACGCCGCAGGATTACTTCTCGTTCGAGTTGGTCTCGGACCCGCACATCTCGCCCGACGGGGCGCGCGTGGTCTACGTCGTCTCACGCGTGGATCGCGCGCAAAACCGGCGCATATCGTCGGTGTGGATCGCGCCGACCGACGGAAGCGTGCCGGCGCGTGTGTTGATCGACGAAGCGTGGGCGCCGAGCGGACCGCGATGGCTTCCCGACGGATCGGGCATCGCCTTTACGTCGGCGCGCGCGTCGACCGACACGAGTGGTGCCCGACGTCCCAATGGGAGCAGGCCGCAGCTGTGGATTCTGTCGCTCGCGGGCGGAGCGCCGCGCCGGGTGACGAGCATCATGAACGGCGTGTCGAATTGCGTCCCGTCGCCGGCGGGAAATCGGGCCGCGTGTTTGAGCCGCAGCGGTCCGAGCGACAAGCGGCCGGCGACGGCGTCGAGCGACGTGCGCCATTACTCGCACCTGTCGTACAAGTTCAACGACACCGGCTGGTACGACGACAAGCGATCGCACCTCTGGATCGTGGATCTCGCGACGGGCAACGCGCACCAGATCACGGACGGCGACGATTGGAACGACACCGACCCGCAATGGTCGCCTGACGGGACGCGCATCGCGTTCGTCTCCGACCGAACCGGTCACGAGTACGACGGCGGACGCAACACCGACGTGTGGACGATCGGCCCCGAAGGTGGCGCGCCGACCAAGATTTCGGCCGCCGAGGGGCCGGACAACTCGCCGCGCTGGTCGCCCGACGGAAAATCGATCGCGTACGTGACGGCCGCGGCGGAGGAGGCGCCGCCGCAGATTCTGATCGCGCCGGTTGGAGGGAACGGCGGCGTGACGACGGCGCCGTATCCGTCGCTCGACCTGATCCCGACCGATCTCCAGTGGTCCGGCGACGGACGCGCGCTCTACTTCGACACGGGCGTCAAAGGCGAGTATCAGATCTTCCGCCTCGAGATCGCCGACCATCGCCTCATCCAGGTGACCGCCGGCTCGCGAGCCGTCCGCAGCCCGAGCATCTCGGCGAACGGACGCATGGTGTACTTGGTGAACGACTTCACGCACATGGATGACGTCTACTCGTCGTCGATCGATCAGCTCCATGAAAAGAAGCTGTCGAATCACAACGCGGCGCTCTGGTCGACTCTTTCGCTCGCGTCGGTACAGCGGATGACGTACAAGGGCGCCGACGGTTGGCCGGTCGACGGCTTTCTCGTGAAGCCGTTGAACTGGCAACCCGGGCGCACGTATCCGCTCGTGCTGAGCATCCACGGGGGTCCGGCCGGACAATACGGCGTCGACTGGTTCCACGAGTTCCAGGTCTACGCCGCGCACGGGTGGGGCGTGTTCTTCACCAACCCGCGCGGCTCGACGGGCTACGGGCGCGCGTTCCAGCGCGGTATCGAGAACGAGTGGGGCGGCAAGGACTACATCGACATCATGAACGGGTTGGATGCGGTCATCGCCTCGAACCCCTGGCTGGACACGATGCGACTCGGCGTCACCGGCGGAAGCTACGGCGGCTACATGACGAACTGGATCGTCGGCCACACGAACCGCTTCAAGGCTGCGGTCACGCTGCGCAGCATCTCGAACTTCATCAGCGACGACGGCACGCGCGACGGCGCTTACGGCCACGCCGGCGACTTCGGCGGCGACATCTTCCAGAAGTACGATCTCTATTGGGATCGCTCGCCGCTCAAGTACGTACAGAACGTCTCGACGCCGATCCTGATCCTGCACTCGGACAACGACTATCGCGTGCCGATCGAGCAGGGCGAACAGTGGTTCCGCGCGCTCAAACACTATGGCAAGACCGCCGAGATCGTCTTCTTCCCGCGCGAAAACCACAACCTCACGCGCACCGGCGAGCCCCGGCATCTCGTCGAGAGTCTCGATTGGCAGCTCTATTGGTTCGACAAGTATCTGGACGGTAAGGCCGGCTTGGTGGCGCCGGACTGGCGTCCAGCTCCTTCGCCGTAGGAACCGCACAACTACTCACCGCGGAGACGCCGAGGACAGTCGCAGATGCCGTGCGCCCGCAGAACGCTACATCCGGAACAAATACGAATACTTCACGAAGAAGTAGTCCGATGCCCGATGTATTGGCTCGAAGTCGAAGCGCCGCGTCGCGTCGGGTAGCCCGCTGCCGGCGTTGCCGTAGCCGAGGAAGAACACCGTGCCCGGCCGCGGCGTGTACGAGAACAAATAGTCTCCGCGCAATGCGCGTGAGCGAGTCGCACGCGCGAGCGATCCGTTCACCAGCAACGGGTAGTTCGTCCGCGTCTCGTCGCGAAGGTCGTTCATCTCGCTCAAGTCGTACTCGCCGACGACGCGCAAAAAGATCGACCGGGTGAGCTGGTATTCGATCTTGAGCCGGGGAATCGCGTTGCGCGCGACCAGTGAACCGTCGCTGCGGCGCCAGAAATCCTGGTACGCGTAGGACCCGTCCACGCGAACGCGATCGCTCGGCCGCATGCTCACGGTCAGCGTCACCAGGTTGATGTTCGCCTGCGCCCACTCGAAGA
This window contains:
- a CDS encoding ParB N-terminal domain-containing protein, with protein sequence MPATKKRTKKKAAAAPAASRGLEARRIASASPPAAVESLGKAIEEGGGSVLATYRDPLGSNWQILAALPIDKVEPTPYQRDLSETHVERVAKAIDQLDRYLDPVIAVPGPNGTYWSPNGYHRLGAMRQLGARSIIAIVVPEPEVAHRILILNTEKAHNLREKALEVARLAEGLATLDNRPEKEFATEFEEPAFVTLGFCYMENGRFSGGAYHPILKRCDKFLSSKLSTALETRKERAAKLLELNELVNQAVAGLKAKGLESPYLKAFVVARINPLRFQRKPTADFDETIDKMLGSARRFDAGKIKADQVARSGGAPSTEE
- a CDS encoding S9 family peptidase is translated as MRIRPFLALLLAIPRLSVAAQTRGITPQDYFSFELVSDPHISPDGARVVYVVSRVDRAQNRRISSVWIAPTDGSVPARVLIDEAWAPSGPRWLPDGSGIAFTSARASTDTSGARRPNGSRPQLWILSLAGGAPRRVTSIMNGVSNCVPSPAGNRAACLSRSGPSDKRPATASSDVRHYSHLSYKFNDTGWYDDKRSHLWIVDLATGNAHQITDGDDWNDTDPQWSPDGTRIAFVSDRTGHEYDGGRNTDVWTIGPEGGAPTKISAAEGPDNSPRWSPDGKSIAYVTAAAEEAPPQILIAPVGGNGGVTTAPYPSLDLIPTDLQWSGDGRALYFDTGVKGEYQIFRLEIADHRLIQVTAGSRAVRSPSISANGRMVYLVNDFTHMDDVYSSSIDQLHEKKLSNHNAALWSTLSLASVQRMTYKGADGWPVDGFLVKPLNWQPGRTYPLVLSIHGGPAGQYGVDWFHEFQVYAAHGWGVFFTNPRGSTGYGRAFQRGIENEWGGKDYIDIMNGLDAVIASNPWLDTMRLGVTGGSYGGYMTNWIVGHTNRFKAAVTLRSISNFISDDGTRDGAYGHAGDFGGDIFQKYDLYWDRSPLKYVQNVSTPILILHSDNDYRVPIEQGEQWFRALKHYGKTAEIVFFPRENHNLTRTGEPRHLVESLDWQLYWFDKYLDGKAGLVAPDWRPAPSP